The Ignatzschineria rhizosphaerae genome contains a region encoding:
- the yddG gene encoding aromatic amino acid DMT transporter YddG has product MDRNRATLIGLSAIVLWSSMVGLIKVVSVYFGAIGGAALIYTFSTVLLLLTVGMTKLKGFPKRYLIYGSLLFISYELCLSLSIGLSKSPRQAIEAGMLNYLWPTFTIVASVLFNKQRASWVMIPGVMISIVGIIWVLGGEEGFNPALMLANFKENPFSYLLAFTGAVIWAAYCVVTARLAQGHNAVTIFFIFVSITLWTQYFILYGLDFSRLEFSWQSITALFFTCFALGIGYAAWNTGILHGSVITLATASYFTPILSTLFSSVVLGEVLSFSFWQGVGLVCIGSICCFFATKKYRYGG; this is encoded by the coding sequence ATGGATAGAAATAGAGCGACATTAATCGGATTATCGGCGATTGTGTTGTGGAGCTCGATGGTTGGGCTGATTAAAGTTGTGAGTGTTTATTTTGGGGCGATTGGTGGTGCGGCATTAATCTATACGTTTTCTACGGTGTTACTGCTTTTAACGGTGGGGATGACGAAGCTTAAGGGATTTCCGAAGCGCTATTTGATTTATGGCAGTCTGCTCTTTATTAGTTATGAGCTCTGTTTATCACTCTCTATTGGTCTTTCAAAATCGCCTCGGCAAGCGATAGAAGCGGGAATGCTAAACTATTTGTGGCCAACTTTTACGATTGTGGCAAGTGTGCTTTTTAATAAACAGCGCGCTTCTTGGGTGATGATTCCCGGCGTGATGATCTCGATTGTGGGAATTATCTGGGTTTTAGGGGGAGAAGAGGGTTTTAACCCTGCATTAATGTTAGCAAATTTTAAAGAAAATCCTTTCAGTTATCTCTTAGCATTTACGGGGGCTGTGATTTGGGCGGCTTATTGTGTGGTGACGGCACGTTTAGCACAAGGGCATAATGCGGTGACGATCTTCTTTATCTTTGTCAGTATTACGTTATGGACGCAATATTTTATTCTTTATGGCTTAGATTTTTCCCGTTTGGAGTTTAGTTGGCAATCTATTACCGCACTCTTTTTTACTTGTTTTGCATTAGGCATTGGTTATGCAGCTTGGAATACCGGAATTTTACATGGTAGCGTGATTACGCTTGCCACGGCTTCTTATTTTACGCCAATTTTATCAACGCTTTTCTCATCTGTAGTGTTAGGAGAAGTACTCTCCTTTAGTTTCTGGCAAGGGGTTGGGTTAGTTTGTATTGGTTCAATTTGCTGCTTTTTTGCCACAAAGAAATACCGTTATGGCGGTTAA
- a CDS encoding MerR family transcriptional regulator encodes MKLFSTGEFAEICGVKKQTLFHYDEIGLLKPDYKQDNGYRYYSLQQVEVFTVIEMLKEIDMSLADIKQFLEIRSPEETIALLAEKERVMEEKIRKMKQIKRSIRNKREYLKKAITLDFTAITIEQCESKRYILSDFIAQYSEKPVAKLLMQFINENKESGVDSGHPIGVLLPKDAVLANNYDYFSHFYLQIDTETQAQTHLLDAGEYVIGYHEGSYIHIHKAYHKIKTYLLTQNYQITGDSFEEYLLDETSVHGLDNYVTRIMIKVEPIHH; translated from the coding sequence ATGAAACTCTTTAGTACCGGTGAATTTGCCGAAATTTGCGGCGTTAAAAAGCAGACCTTATTTCATTATGATGAGATTGGCCTACTAAAACCTGATTACAAACAGGATAATGGCTATCGCTACTACTCTTTGCAGCAGGTGGAAGTCTTTACCGTCATTGAAATGCTCAAAGAGATTGATATGTCCCTTGCTGATATTAAGCAATTTCTCGAAATAAGATCTCCCGAAGAGACGATCGCTCTTCTTGCAGAAAAAGAGCGTGTAATGGAGGAAAAGATCCGTAAGATGAAGCAGATTAAACGCTCGATTCGTAATAAACGTGAATATCTTAAAAAGGCGATCACCTTAGATTTTACCGCTATCACCATTGAGCAATGTGAAAGTAAACGTTACATTCTTAGTGATTTTATTGCGCAATATTCAGAAAAACCTGTGGCAAAACTCCTTATGCAATTTATTAATGAAAACAAAGAGAGCGGAGTTGATAGCGGGCACCCCATCGGCGTGCTTCTACCTAAAGATGCGGTACTTGCAAATAATTATGATTACTTCTCCCACTTTTATCTACAAATTGATACCGAAACTCAGGCACAAACACATCTTCTAGATGCCGGAGAATATGTCATTGGTTACCATGAAGGGAGCTATATTCATATTCACAAGGCATATCATAAAATCAAAACCTATCTACTCACGCAAAACTATCAAATTACCGGTGATAGCTTTGAGGAGTACTTATTAGATGAAACGAGCGTTCATGGCTTAGACAACTACGTCACTCGTATTATGATTAAAGTAGAGCCTATCCATCATTAA
- a CDS encoding MATE family efflux transporter → MTENHSIIQTMAPRALFMRYLIPSLFGMLLMSVNILVDGLFVSHGLGEQGLAAVNISVPIYSIIFSISLWIGMGGATLYSIALGEGDVVKAKAIFTQSLLLTVIVAGTILGIGLIFEREVAYLFGANDTIIELVLDYLHVLLLFGVVFVIENILSIFIRNDGNPNLAMAGLIVTAIANMILNYLFIFVFEFGMKGVAYAIVIAGLIGIGVLSTHFFNPQRNLGIALTFFKELQLSAILIIGFPSFLVEGAAALVVILFNITFNRFMGDSGLAAYAVINYLHTVFLMLFIGVGAALQPITSYLYGAMQYERMGVFLKLAIMTATILGILLMLLGFFGNTFIVQLFGITDPVIADYAELGIHYFFIGYLFLGINMVLLEFYQSIGRARYATMIVILRVVIFFVPLLMIVPAFFGKNSIWLIFPLSEALALIVVLLAIKLRWIRLMPRARVL, encoded by the coding sequence ATGACAGAAAATCACTCTATAATTCAAACAATGGCGCCAAGGGCTCTCTTTATGAGATACCTGATTCCCTCGCTATTTGGAATGTTATTAATGTCGGTGAACATTCTGGTAGATGGCCTATTTGTCAGCCACGGTTTAGGCGAGCAAGGCTTGGCTGCGGTTAATATTTCGGTACCGATCTATTCAATTATCTTTTCAATCTCTTTATGGATTGGGATGGGCGGTGCGACGCTTTATTCCATTGCTTTAGGGGAAGGAGATGTTGTAAAGGCAAAAGCCATCTTTACGCAATCACTTCTCTTAACGGTGATTGTTGCCGGTACGATTTTAGGCATCGGGCTTATCTTTGAGCGAGAAGTTGCCTATCTTTTTGGGGCAAATGATACGATTATTGAGCTTGTATTAGACTACCTGCATGTCCTTTTACTTTTTGGGGTTGTCTTTGTGATTGAGAATATCTTGAGTATTTTTATTCGTAATGATGGTAATCCTAATTTAGCGATGGCAGGTTTGATCGTCACCGCGATTGCGAATATGATTTTAAATTATCTCTTTATTTTCGTCTTTGAATTTGGGATGAAAGGCGTTGCATATGCGATCGTGATTGCTGGTTTGATTGGCATTGGCGTATTATCAACGCATTTTTTTAATCCTCAACGAAACTTAGGAATCGCCTTAACTTTTTTTAAGGAGCTTCAATTAAGCGCTATTTTAATCATCGGTTTTCCAAGTTTTCTAGTGGAAGGTGCCGCAGCACTTGTGGTGATTCTCTTTAATATTACCTTTAACCGTTTTATGGGGGATTCAGGATTAGCGGCTTATGCGGTGATTAACTATCTACATACGGTTTTCCTAATGCTTTTTATCGGCGTAGGCGCAGCACTGCAGCCAATTACTAGTTATCTTTATGGGGCGATGCAGTATGAGCGAATGGGAGTTTTCTTAAAGTTAGCGATAATGACAGCGACTATTTTAGGGATCTTATTAATGCTTTTAGGATTCTTTGGCAATACCTTTATTGTGCAGCTCTTTGGTATTACAGATCCTGTAATTGCTGATTATGCCGAGCTTGGGATTCATTACTTCTTTATAGGTTATCTCTTTTTAGGGATTAATATGGTGCTATTAGAGTTTTATCAGTCGATCGGGCGAGCACGTTATGCGACGATGATTGTGATATTAAGGGTCGTGATCTTCTTTGTGCCATTATTGATGATTGTGCCGGCATTTTTTGGTAAAAATAGCATCTGGTTAATCTTCCCATTATCTGAAGCATTGGCGTTAATTGTTGTACTACTTGCTATTAAATTGAGATGGATTCGCTTAATGCCAAGAGCGAGAGTGTTATAA
- a CDS encoding MerR family DNA-binding transcriptional regulator translates to MYWKVGELAKLANISVRTLHHYEDIGLLIPIERTASGYRLYDENNVLKLMQILCLSRVGIPLQEVDIALKAYPEGILNILKQQLRVLSTEIYALQQLESQLASIVEKILSNQMPTWQDWKMNQELIAIYDEFFVKRVRNNEDSN, encoded by the coding sequence ATGTATTGGAAAGTCGGTGAGCTTGCAAAGCTTGCGAATATCAGTGTGCGAACACTGCATCACTATGAGGATATTGGGCTGTTAATACCTATTGAGCGAACGGCTTCTGGCTATCGACTATATGATGAAAACAATGTGTTAAAACTGATGCAGATTCTTTGTTTAAGTCGAGTCGGAATACCTTTGCAGGAAGTTGATATTGCGTTAAAAGCATACCCTGAAGGGATTTTAAATATATTAAAACAGCAGTTAAGAGTGTTATCTACAGAGATTTATGCACTACAACAACTTGAATCTCAATTAGCGAGTATCGTTGAGAAGATCCTCAGTAATCAGATGCCAACTTGGCAAGATTGGAAAATGAATCAAGAGCTGATCGCCATTTATGATGAGTTCTTTGTAAAAAGAGTGAGAAACAATGAAGATTCAAATTGA